One window from the genome of Paraclostridium sordellii encodes:
- a CDS encoding ABC transporter permease, with amino-acid sequence MNFIFRSIKSLKERKGKTLIILAIMLTVCLVILTSFSIQSATNLASVMARQKLGADVTLSLDMDKLMKKNQEDAKDLNSGEKPKFEPIKVPVPLEYLTELKNSKYVDSYSLKSDTSANLDGLKAVGAEDESEEESGHMPPMDMKNTGDVTICGLNEFNMAEKVNSQTITLKEGRAFNEDDLGKNVILVEETFADENELKIGDKIKLDSTEDEDVSIESEIIGIFKDSSEIDEHAYRFTSMLPYNTMYVPYTLANELKGSDYKNSVDSMTFSLNDPINVDKFITEAKNTNIDFEQFKLDAGDRAYESMMGPIDNVASFSKTTLVVIAIFGGIILSLIIMLSMKDRIHEIGILMALGEKKIKIIGQLLTEVVLILVVAIGISTLCGKPISNLVGDKLIQNEISIQSQQESSLNPPEFNRGNMGGGKGRFMNTNNPLEDVDPINDLDIKLNGTDIFKMSLCSLAISVVATIIPASFIMRLNPKNILSKHS; translated from the coding sequence ATGAATTTTATATTTAGGTCAATTAAATCTTTAAAAGAAAGGAAAGGAAAAACATTAATCATTTTAGCTATAATGCTAACAGTATGTTTAGTGATACTTACTAGTTTTAGCATTCAATCAGCTACAAATTTAGCTTCTGTAATGGCTAGGCAAAAACTAGGTGCTGATGTTACTTTATCTTTAGATATGGATAAATTAATGAAAAAAAATCAAGAAGATGCCAAAGACCTTAATAGTGGAGAAAAGCCTAAATTTGAACCAATAAAAGTACCAGTTCCACTAGAGTACTTAACTGAACTAAAAAATTCAAAATATGTAGATAGTTATTCTTTAAAAAGTGATACATCTGCTAACTTGGATGGTCTAAAAGCAGTTGGGGCTGAAGATGAATCTGAAGAGGAGTCAGGTCATATGCCTCCTATGGATATGAAGAATACTGGTGATGTTACTATATGTGGATTAAATGAATTTAATATGGCAGAAAAAGTAAATTCTCAAACTATAACACTAAAAGAAGGTAGAGCTTTTAATGAAGATGATTTAGGCAAAAATGTAATATTAGTGGAAGAAACTTTTGCAGATGAAAATGAACTAAAGATAGGAGATAAAATAAAGCTCGATTCTACTGAAGATGAAGATGTATCTATAGAGTCTGAAATAATAGGAATTTTTAAAGATAGTAGTGAAATAGATGAACATGCTTATAGGTTTACATCTATGTTACCTTATAATACTATGTACGTTCCATATACATTAGCTAATGAGTTAAAAGGATCTGATTATAAAAATTCAGTAGATTCTATGACATTTTCATTAAATGACCCTATAAATGTAGATAAATTTATAACTGAAGCTAAAAATACTAATATAGATTTTGAACAATTTAAATTAGATGCAGGAGATAGAGCTTATGAATCTATGATGGGTCCAATAGATAATGTAGCATCATTTTCTAAAACGACTTTAGTTGTGATTGCTATATTTGGAGGTATTATATTATCACTTATTATAATGCTTTCTATGAAAGATAGAATCCATGAAATTGGTATATTAATGGCTTTAGGCGAGAAAAAGATTAAGATTATAGGTCAATTATTAACAGAAGTAGTACTAATTTTGGTAGTGGCTATAGGAATATCTACTCTGTGTGGAAAACCTATAAGTAATTTAGTAGGAGATAAACTTATACAAAATGAAATATCTATCCAATCACAACAAGAATCATCATTAAATCCTCCTGAATTTAACAGAGGCAACATGGGTGGCGGAAAAGGTAGATTCATGAATACTAATAACCCGTTAGAAGATGTTGATCCTATAAATGATTTAGATATAAAGTTAAATGGTACTGATATTTTTAAAATGTCTTTATGTTCGCTAGCCATATCTGTAGTAGCAACTATTATACCAGCATCATTTATAATGAGATTAAACCCTAAAAATATATTAAGTAAACATAGCTAG
- a CDS encoding ABC transporter ATP-binding protein, giving the protein MENILSFEHVSYSYNSDKKVLDGVNIDFESGKFYTIIGQSGSGKTTLISLACGLDYPSSGNINYKGKSLKSISLEKYRNKYVSIIFQGYNLLNYMNAIENITSAMSIKGIKTNDNKQFAIDMLKRVGISKEQGMQKTLTLSGGQQQRVAIARALCCECELIIADEPTGNLDEITSKEIIALFKDIVINENKTVIMVTHNKDIAIESDETYLVKDTELIKVHFPKDFNS; this is encoded by the coding sequence ATGGAAAATATATTAAGTTTTGAACATGTATCTTATTCTTATAATTCAGATAAAAAAGTTTTAGATGGAGTTAATATAGATTTTGAGTCTGGAAAATTTTATACAATCATAGGCCAATCTGGCTCAGGTAAAACAACACTTATATCTCTTGCTTGTGGATTAGACTATCCATCTAGCGGTAATATTAATTATAAAGGTAAAAGTTTAAAGAGTATCTCTCTTGAAAAATACAGAAATAAGTATGTTTCAATAATATTTCAAGGCTATAATCTACTTAACTATATGAACGCTATTGAAAATATAACATCTGCTATGAGCATAAAGGGTATAAAAACAAATGATAATAAACAATTTGCTATAGATATGTTAAAAAGAGTTGGTATAAGTAAGGAACAAGGTATGCAAAAAACTTTAACTTTAAGTGGTGGTCAACAACAAAGAGTTGCTATAGCTAGAGCACTTTGTTGTGAATGTGAGTTAATAATTGCAGATGAGCCTACTGGTAACTTAGATGAAATTACATCTAAAGAAATTATAGCTTTATTTAAAGATATTGTTATAAATGAAAATAAAACTGTTATTATGGTTACTCATAATAAAGATATTGCTATTGAGTCTGATGAAACTTATTTAGTTAAAGATACAGAACTTATTAAAGTTCATTTCCCTAAAGATTTTAATAGTTAA
- a CDS encoding DUF1648 domain-containing protein, whose protein sequence is MENMVGLMILAPILIFTHLFMVYVQLISGKNYFYGVYVKNVNLNEDDKKRIDKEYKRRMNYTLIIIIILSILLIKTVGSETIIIPIALTIYIGLSYWYLRDSYIEVKNIKSQLISFTNGESIQKQSNQTITIDTKFINEKEKLKRKFKILFGICVAISIISFVYVAINYNNLPETIPTHWGPNGKADAFGPKNFKNVFFINIIDLGMVLMFSYMGVGTIGYRSYIDTQNKEENRKKALKYLNNIGYSLFIITISVQATTSINPILMVKNMDMPMTLFFIVIFVPILASILLIYNFIMLSTLKSKNKNNYMIESDDEKWIYGFIYYNKEDPSFMVEKRLGAGWTFNMAHKSAKIIIIFLILILIFSLTAF, encoded by the coding sequence ATGGAAAATATGGTAGGGCTTATGATATTAGCTCCAATATTAATATTTACACACCTATTTATGGTGTACGTACAATTGATAAGTGGTAAAAATTATTTTTATGGAGTATACGTTAAGAATGTAAATTTAAATGAAGATGACAAAAAGCGTATAGACAAAGAGTATAAAAGAAGGATGAATTATACTTTAATAATTATAATAATTTTAAGTATTTTACTAATTAAAACAGTTGGAAGTGAGACTATTATAATTCCAATAGCACTAACTATTTATATAGGTCTTAGTTATTGGTATTTAAGAGATAGTTATATAGAAGTAAAGAATATAAAAAGCCAATTAATATCTTTCACTAATGGTGAATCTATTCAAAAACAAAGCAATCAAACTATTACTATAGACACTAAATTTATAAATGAAAAAGAAAAGCTTAAAAGAAAGTTTAAAATATTGTTTGGTATATGTGTAGCTATATCTATAATATCATTTGTATATGTTGCTATAAATTACAATAACTTACCAGAAACAATACCAACACACTGGGGCCCAAATGGTAAAGCAGATGCATTTGGTCCTAAGAACTTTAAAAATGTATTTTTTATAAATATAATAGATTTAGGAATGGTTTTAATGTTTAGTTATATGGGAGTAGGAACCATAGGATATAGAAGTTATATAGATACTCAAAATAAAGAAGAAAATAGGAAAAAAGCTTTAAAGTATTTAAATAACATAGGATATTCATTATTTATTATAACTATAAGTGTTCAAGCTACAACTTCTATTAATCCTATACTTATGGTTAAAAATATGGATATGCCAATGACTTTATTTTTTATAGTAATATTTGTGCCAATATTAGCTTCTATTTTACTGATTTATAACTTTATAATGCTATCCACATTAAAGTCAAAAAATAAGAATAATTACATGATAGAAAGTGATGATGAAAAATGGATATATGGATTTATATACTATAACAAAGAAGACCCATCATTTATGGTAGAGAAAAGATTAGGTGCTGGATGGACATTTAATATGGCTCATAAATCAGCTAAAATCATAATTATATTTCTAATTTTAATACTTATATTTAGTTTAACAGCGTTTTAA
- a CDS encoding GntR family transcriptional regulator, which produces MILNLDFNSEKPIYIQIREEIIKSIAKGDLEVNESLPSVRALADEIGINLHTVSKAYNLLKDEGYINIDRRKGAIVNNLPIKKEENNFNNIKEQIELLVAESYLKGIEKDEFIDLCENYFENYGVKK; this is translated from the coding sequence TTGATATTAAATTTAGACTTTAACAGTGAAAAACCCATATATATACAAATAAGAGAAGAAATAATAAAATCAATAGCTAAAGGCGATTTAGAGGTAAACGAATCATTACCATCAGTTAGAGCATTAGCCGATGAAATAGGTATAAACTTACATACAGTAAGTAAAGCATATAATTTACTTAAAGATGAGGGGTATATAAATATAGATAGAAGAAAAGGTGCTATAGTAAATAATTTACCTATAAAAAAAGAAGAAAATAACTTTAATAATATTAAAGAACAAATAGAGCTTCTAGTTGCAGAAAGTTATTTAAAAGGAATAGAAAAAGATGAATTTATTGATTTATGTGAAAATTATTTTGAAAATTATGGGGTGAAAAAATAA
- a CDS encoding sensor histidine kinase, translating to MKLIEYLKDRIVFLTINAILFFITYITLAATNTSKQIIFLAFILWFGPLVTYMILDFVRQKNYYEKVIGICDHLDKKYLLSEVIDKPKYLNEKMVYHLLRESNRSMRDNINYYKNMQNDYKEYIETWVHEIKTPIASTMLFIENNSDIIPQHIKSEIQKIEDYVEQVLYYSRSSDVNKDYIIKKFNIEDIVRKVIRKNARDCINKKIAINVENIDNIIYSDPKWVEFIINQIMINSIKYSKNKNAIIDISSVSNDNNIVLTIKDNGVGIDEKDVFRVFEKGFTGENGRKYSKSTGIGLYLCKKLCNKLGLNINLTSNKDMGTTVNIVFPINSDIFR from the coding sequence ATGAAACTTATTGAATATTTAAAAGATCGAATAGTGTTTTTGACTATAAATGCAATTTTATTCTTTATAACTTATATAACTTTAGCAGCAACCAATACTAGCAAACAAATTATATTTTTAGCTTTTATATTATGGTTTGGACCACTTGTAACATATATGATTTTAGATTTTGTACGTCAAAAAAATTATTATGAAAAAGTAATAGGAATATGTGACCATTTAGATAAGAAGTATTTATTATCAGAAGTAATAGATAAGCCAAAGTATTTAAATGAAAAAATGGTTTATCATTTATTAAGAGAATCTAATAGGTCTATGAGAGACAATATAAATTATTATAAAAATATGCAAAATGATTATAAAGAGTATATTGAAACTTGGGTACATGAAATAAAAACACCTATAGCATCTACTATGTTGTTTATTGAAAATAATTCAGATATAATACCACAGCATATAAAGTCAGAAATACAAAAAATAGAAGATTATGTAGAACAAGTATTATATTACTCAAGAAGCAGTGATGTTAATAAAGATTATATAATTAAAAAATTTAATATAGAAGATATAGTAAGAAAAGTTATAAGAAAAAATGCTAGGGATTGTATAAATAAAAAAATTGCTATAAATGTTGAAAATATTGATAATATAATATACAGTGATCCTAAATGGGTTGAATTTATAATAAATCAGATAATGATAAATTCTATAAAATACTCTAAAAATAAAAATGCAATAATAGATATAAGTTCTGTATCAAATGATAATAATATTGTATTGACAATAAAAGATAATGGAGTAGGTATAGATGAGAAAGACGTATTTAGAGTATTTGAAAAGGGATTTACGGGAGAGAATGGACGAAAGTATTCAAAATCGACAGGTATAGGTTTATATTTATGTAAGAAGTTATGTAATAAATTAGGACTTAATATAAATTTAACATCGAATAAAGATATGGGAACTACTGTAAATATAGTGTTTCCAATAAATAGCGATATATTTAGATAA
- a CDS encoding response regulator transcription factor codes for MKKLMIIEDSQVIREELKSLLTRYGYDVVAVEKFENIIEKIKKVMPDLILLDVNLPVFDGFYICREVRKSLNIPIIIVTSRDSEVDELMSMNLGADDFVTKPYNTQILLARISAVLKRTYSESDTSDILTHRDLRLDLSKGTITAFNKNVELSKNEMKILAYLMKNKGSIVSRDDLMNYMWNSDVYIDDNTLSVNITRIRKKLEEINLKEYIETRRGLGYIMK; via the coding sequence ATGAAAAAGTTAATGATAATAGAAGATTCTCAAGTCATAAGAGAAGAATTAAAATCACTATTAACAAGATATGGTTATGATGTAGTAGCAGTTGAGAAATTTGAAAATATAATAGAAAAAATAAAAAAAGTAATGCCAGACCTTATTTTATTAGATGTTAATTTACCAGTATTTGATGGATTTTATATATGTAGAGAAGTTAGAAAGTCACTAAATATACCTATAATAATAGTTACAAGTAGGGATAGTGAAGTAGATGAGTTAATGAGTATGAACTTAGGTGCAGATGATTTTGTTACAAAACCATATAATACACAAATTTTATTAGCAAGAATAAGTGCTGTTTTAAAAAGAACATATTCAGAATCTGATACATCAGATATATTAACACATAGGGATTTAAGACTTGATTTATCAAAGGGAACAATAACTGCTTTTAATAAAAATGTAGAGTTAAGTAAAAATGAAATGAAAATACTAGCATATCTTATGAAGAATAAAGGATCAATAGTATCTAGAGATGATTTAATGAATTATATGTGGAATTCAGATGTTTATATAGATGACAATACATTATCTGTAAATATTACTAGGATAAGAAAAAAACTAGAGGAAATAAACTTAAAAGAATATATAGAAACAAGAAGAGGGTTAGGGTATATAATGAAATGA